The proteins below are encoded in one region of Clostridium pasteurianum DSM 525 = ATCC 6013:
- a CDS encoding DeoR/GlpR family DNA-binding transcription regulator: MFAEERQREISLILNENGSVKVNELSEHFNVSEATIRRDLQEMDSKRLLKKTHGGAVKIDITNFEPSFMDKKDERNEEKQSIAKYAASMIKNGDTIILDSGTTTLELAKNITSEDITVITNSIDIAAELSNNSGIKLILTGGELRCRTRAMVGHICEGMLKDFRVDKAFIGANGVSLTEGVTTPDITEAQTKKAMINSANKVILVIDNSKLEKICLSVMCSITEISTIVTSGDVPREVVNDFIRQGIEFIIGK, from the coding sequence ATGTTTGCAGAAGAACGACAGAGAGAAATTAGTTTAATCTTAAATGAAAACGGCAGCGTAAAGGTAAATGAACTTTCTGAGCATTTTAATGTTTCTGAAGCTACAATAAGACGAGATCTTCAAGAAATGGATAGTAAAAGGCTTTTGAAGAAAACTCATGGTGGTGCAGTAAAAATTGACATTACAAATTTTGAACCATCTTTTATGGATAAAAAAGATGAAAGAAATGAAGAAAAACAATCTATAGCAAAATATGCAGCTAGTATGATTAAAAATGGGGATACTATAATTCTTGATTCTGGTACTACTACTTTAGAATTAGCTAAAAATATAACATCAGAAGATATAACTGTTATAACAAATTCAATAGATATAGCAGCTGAATTATCTAATAACAGTGGAATAAAGTTAATTTTAACAGGAGGGGAATTAAGATGTAGAACTAGGGCCATGGTAGGGCATATATGTGAAGGGATGTTGAAAGATTTTAGAGTGGATAAAGCATTTATTGGTGCTAATGGAGTGTCATTAACTGAGGGAGTAACTACACCGGATATAACGGAAGCTCAAACTAAAAAGGCCATGATAAACTCAGCTAATAAGGTGATACTTGTAATAGATAATTCTAAACTTGAAAAGATATGCCTTTCTGTAATGTGTTCTATTACAGAAATATCTACAATTGTTACTAGTGGAGATGTTCCTAGAGAAGTAGTTAATGATTTTATAAGACAAGGCATTGAATTTATAATTGGTAAATAA
- a CDS encoding tetratricopeptide repeat protein produces the protein MYKNHKFKIKLIVLIVFCIIGIGILVYNGKINYKNKYIVNKNINSVREESKNKEDKNKKQLDAKRKELDDLCEQGYNDFEAKKYAEAIEKENQVLTQDPDNYRAYTIKGIAICYSKLTSENYKEGIKEIDKALEIKSDYGYALFNKALAFELYGYYDEALIWYDKDLAVENRVWSYYGKASIYGRRGDVTNTVKNLKIAIDMQNNIKDVAKEETDFDNVRDSYEFKQLVN, from the coding sequence ATGTATAAAAATCATAAATTTAAAATTAAATTAATAGTATTAATTGTATTTTGTATAATAGGTATTGGTATATTAGTTTATAATGGGAAAATTAATTACAAAAACAAATATATTGTTAATAAAAATATAAATTCTGTTAGAGAAGAAAGTAAAAATAAAGAAGATAAAAATAAAAAACAATTAGATGCAAAAAGAAAAGAATTAGATGATTTGTGTGAACAGGGATATAATGATTTTGAAGCAAAAAAATATGCTGAAGCTATAGAGAAAGAAAATCAAGTTCTAACTCAGGATCCTGATAATTATAGAGCGTATACTATAAAAGGTATAGCTATTTGTTATTCAAAACTTACTTCTGAAAATTATAAGGAAGGAATAAAGGAAATTGATAAGGCATTAGAAATTAAATCGGATTATGGATATGCACTTTTTAATAAAGCTTTAGCATTTGAGCTATATGGATATTACGATGAGGCGTTAATTTGGTATGATAAAGATTTAGCTGTAGAAAATAGGGTATGGAGTTATTATGGTAAGGCTTCTATATATGGTAGAAGAGGAGATGTTACTAATACAGTAAAAAATCTAAAAATAGCCATAGACATGCAAAACAATATAAAGGATGTAGCAAAAGAAGAAACTGACTTCGATAATGTAAGAGATAGTTATGAATTTAAGCAATTAGTAAATTAA
- a CDS encoding citrate lyase holo-[acyl-carrier protein] synthase has translation MEYDKREIFLDRKKRYVFQKKLIDKYKKTLLSIKVNHPSNNTTTVNIIKSMDDIITDIFNDKIYLKIFRITLEGPVVIILLNIDEIEAKKVCMEIEDKHMLGGCIDVCVYNSNHKLISRKDFGYEKRRCFICNNLIDYCVKYKIHTDIEILEKMRKIYLSYVNKYYSSRFNK, from the coding sequence ATGGAATATGATAAACGTGAAATATTTTTAGATAGAAAGAAAAGATATGTTTTTCAGAAAAAACTGATAGATAAGTATAAAAAGACACTTTTATCAATTAAAGTAAACCATCCTAGTAATAACACTACTACTGTAAATATAATTAAGTCCATGGATGATATAATAACAGATATTTTTAATGATAAAATTTATTTGAAAATTTTTAGAATTACTTTAGAAGGTCCTGTTGTTATTATTCTTTTAAATATTGATGAGATAGAGGCTAAAAAAGTTTGTATGGAGATAGAAGATAAACATATGTTGGGTGGATGTATAGATGTCTGTGTATATAATTCAAATCATAAGCTTATAAGCCGAAAGGATTTTGGGTATGAGAAGAGAAGATGTTTTATATGTAATAATCTAATTGATTACTGTGTTAAATATAAAATACATACTGATATTGAAATATTAGAAAAAATGAGAAAAATATATTTATCATATGTAAATAAATATTACTCTAGTAGATTTAATAAATAA
- a CDS encoding Fe-S-containing hydro-lyase produces MAISINIPFTEEEICKLKVGDKVLISGTIYTARDAAHKRLIELLDRNKDLPIEIKNQIIYYVGPTPAKPDKIIGSAGPTTSYRMDSYTPKLLDMGLKGMIGKGLRSKEVVESIVKNKAIYFGAIGGAAALISKCIKKSEIIAYEDLGSEAIRKLQVENFPAIVVIDSLGNNLYEYGQEEYLKYTKMV; encoded by the coding sequence ATGGCTATAAGTATTAATATTCCATTTACTGAGGAAGAAATATGTAAATTAAAAGTAGGAGATAAAGTATTGATCTCAGGAACAATATATACTGCTAGAGATGCTGCTCATAAAAGATTAATTGAGCTTTTGGATAGGAATAAAGATTTACCAATAGAAATAAAAAATCAAATTATATATTATGTAGGTCCAACACCTGCAAAACCGGATAAAATAATTGGGTCAGCGGGACCAACTACTAGTTATAGAATGGATTCTTATACTCCAAAGCTTTTGGATATGGGGCTAAAAGGAATGATAGGAAAAGGATTAAGATCAAAAGAGGTTGTGGAATCTATCGTAAAAAATAAAGCTATTTATTTTGGAGCTATAGGTGGGGCGGCTGCCTTAATATCTAAATGTATAAAAAAATCAGAAATAATAGCTTATGAAGACTTGGGGTCCGAAGCTATAAGGAAGCTTCAAGTAGAAAATTTCCCTGCTATTGTAGTAATCGATAGTTTAGGAAACAATCTATATGAATATGGTCAAGAAGAATATTTGAAATATACAAAAATGGTCTAA
- a CDS encoding fumarate hydratase translates to MRQIDSKEITNVVKSLCMEANYYLPQDIFDKVEKSYFDETFPIAKDTLEIIIKNSNIAKDDKVPICQDTGMTCVFIEIGQDVHIVGDLIDDAINKGVRLGYEEGYLRKSVVKDPIERINTKDNTPAVIYYEFVKGENIKITVAPKGFGSENMSKIKMLKPSDGLEGVKNFILDTVKEAGPNPCPPIVVGVGIGGTFEKAALLAKKALLRPIDVRNKNLFYKKLEEEMLEKINEIGIGPQGFGGKTTALGLNIETFPTHIAGLPVAINISCHVTRHISRIL, encoded by the coding sequence ATGAGACAAATAGATTCTAAAGAAATAACCAATGTTGTGAAAAGTCTCTGTATGGAGGCTAATTATTATCTTCCACAAGATATTTTTGATAAAGTTGAAAAATCATACTTTGATGAAACATTTCCTATAGCTAAAGATACTCTTGAAATAATAATAAAAAATAGCAATATAGCTAAAGATGATAAGGTACCTATATGTCAGGATACTGGAATGACTTGTGTATTTATAGAAATAGGACAAGATGTACATATTGTAGGTGATTTAATAGATGATGCTATTAACAAAGGGGTAAGATTAGGATATGAAGAGGGTTATTTAAGAAAATCTGTAGTAAAAGATCCAATTGAAAGAATAAATACTAAAGACAATACACCTGCTGTAATTTATTATGAATTTGTAAAAGGTGAAAATATAAAAATTACTGTGGCACCTAAAGGATTTGGTTCTGAAAATATGAGTAAAATTAAAATGTTAAAACCTTCAGATGGGCTGGAGGGTGTTAAAAATTTCATATTGGATACAGTAAAAGAGGCAGGACCTAATCCATGTCCACCAATTGTTGTTGGGGTAGGAATTGGTGGTACTTTTGAGAAAGCTGCCCTATTAGCTAAGAAGGCACTTCTAAGGCCTATAGATGTTAGAAATAAAAATTTATTTTATAAAAAACTTGAAGAAGAAATGTTAGAAAAAATAAATGAGATTGGTATAGGACCACAAGGATTTGGAGGAAAAACTACTGCATTAGGTCTAAATATAGAAACATTTCCGACTCATATTGCAGGGTTACCTGTAGCAATAAATATAAGTTGTCATGTAACTAGGCATATAAGTAGAATCTTATAA
- the cwlD gene encoding N-acetylmuramoyl-L-alanine amidase CwlD, producing MNIMKKKLQFFNIALLLIAIFFLMNDSINALEIEKDSEFKVDDKKIILIDPGHGGMDGGAISKNGTVEKNINLSISLKLKKHLEKEGFKVVMTREEDKGLYSDSGKIRKKKNEDLENRCKMKEDSNCDMFISIHLNMFPQSKYYGSQVWYSSNPNSEKLAHIIQENFRGDLKDDSKRIEKAALNSYKILRCGKDIPSVIVECGFLSNPSDESKLKTEDYQQKIADSLLKSIKVYYNNSK from the coding sequence GTGAACATAATGAAAAAGAAATTACAATTTTTTAACATAGCTTTATTATTAATAGCCATATTTTTTTTAATGAATGATTCTATTAATGCCCTTGAAATTGAAAAAGATTCAGAATTTAAAGTTGATGATAAAAAAATAATATTAATAGATCCTGGGCATGGAGGAATGGATGGAGGAGCTATATCTAAAAATGGCACTGTAGAAAAAAATATTAATTTAAGTATAAGTTTGAAATTGAAAAAACATTTAGAAAAAGAGGGCTTCAAGGTAGTAATGACCCGTGAAGAAGATAAAGGATTATACAGTGATTCTGGTAAAATCAGAAAGAAAAAGAATGAAGATTTAGAAAATAGGTGCAAGATGAAAGAGGATAGTAATTGTGATATGTTTATAAGTATACATCTTAACATGTTCCCTCAGAGTAAATATTATGGATCACAAGTTTGGTATTCATCTAATCCAAATAGTGAAAAACTTGCACATATAATACAAGAAAACTTTAGAGGTGATTTAAAAGATGATAGTAAAAGAATTGAGAAGGCAGCATTAAATTCATATAAAATTTTAAGATGTGGTAAAGATATACCTTCTGTCATCGTAGAATGTGGGTTTCTATCAAATCCATCAGATGAAAGTAAGCTAAAAACTGAAGATTATCAACAAAAAATAGCTGATTCATTATTAAAATCCATAAAAGTATATTATAATAATAGTAAATAA
- a CDS encoding inorganic phosphate transporter: MHSSIIYLSVIIVVLALIFDFINGFHDSANAIATSVSTRVLSMKWAIIMSAVLNFIGAFMNEKVAKTIGDGIVNTNLISPSVIIIAICSAIIWDLLTWYIAIPSSSSHALIGSLIGASIVYQTSFSVVNWTTFLIRVIIPLFLSPIVGFIFGYLCMIILQWILRGIKPSTVSSFFAKAQITSAMLMALNHGGNDAQKSMGVISMALVSGGLISNFYIPTWVKGSCALAMALGTSIGGYKIIKTMGMNMAKLAPVNGFAAETSAAAVIFSSTMMNAPVSTTQIISSSIMGVAASHRLSSVRWIIAKNILWAWIITIPVCILISSIISLVIKML, from the coding sequence ATGCATAGTTCGATAATATATTTATCTGTGATTATTGTAGTTTTAGCCTTAATCTTTGATTTTATAAATGGATTCCATGATAGTGCAAATGCAATTGCAACTTCTGTATCTACTAGAGTATTGAGTATGAAATGGGCTATAATTATGTCAGCGGTACTTAATTTTATAGGGGCTTTTATGAATGAAAAGGTGGCAAAAACTATAGGAGATGGTATAGTAAATACTAACTTGATATCACCTAGTGTTATAATTATAGCAATTTGTAGTGCTATAATTTGGGATTTATTAACTTGGTATATAGCTATTCCAAGTAGTTCTTCACACGCATTAATAGGAAGTTTGATAGGAGCTTCTATTGTTTATCAAACATCTTTTTCAGTAGTCAATTGGACAACCTTCCTTATTAGAGTTATTATACCGTTATTTTTATCTCCAATAGTAGGATTTATTTTTGGATATTTATGTATGATTATTCTTCAGTGGATACTTAGAGGTATAAAACCATCAACTGTTTCTAGCTTTTTTGCAAAAGCACAAATAACATCAGCAATGCTTATGGCATTAAACCATGGAGGAAATGATGCTCAAAAATCAATGGGAGTTATATCTATGGCATTAGTAAGCGGAGGATTAATTAGTAATTTTTATATTCCTACTTGGGTAAAGGGATCTTGTGCTTTAGCAATGGCATTGGGGACTTCTATTGGTGGGTATAAAATAATAAAAACAATGGGGATGAATATGGCAAAGCTTGCACCTGTAAATGGATTTGCAGCTGAAACCAGTGCAGCAGCCGTTATTTTTTCATCTACAATGATGAATGCTCCGGTTAGTACTACTCAAATTATATCATCATCTATTATGGGCGTAGCTGCATCTCATAGGTTGTCATCTGTTAGATGGATAATTGCAAAAAATATATTATGGGCATGGATAATTACTATACCTGTGTGTATTTTAATTTCAAGTATAATATCTTTAGTAATAAAAATGTTATAA
- a CDS encoding DUF47 domain-containing protein: MFSLSPKDEKFYDLFIENARTIYETSLLFKNFVEDVSDPDEKLKEIKQMEKISDNQQHNILNELNKTFITPFDREDIYSISKEMDDIVDFIEASASRFVMFNVDVVKDESKKLVDFVVSCCFYIIKLMEEFKNMKNNDKLTEIIIEINKIEEEGDYLFRNAVRELFIDDIPVLDVIKWREIYQYIENTLDACEAVANIIEGVAMKNA, from the coding sequence ATGTTTAGTTTATCTCCAAAAGATGAAAAATTTTATGATTTATTTATTGAAAATGCACGTACTATTTATGAAACTTCTTTATTATTTAAGAATTTTGTAGAAGACGTTTCTGATCCAGATGAAAAATTAAAAGAAATAAAGCAAATGGAAAAAATAAGTGACAATCAGCAACATAATATATTAAATGAACTTAATAAAACGTTTATAACACCCTTTGATAGAGAAGATATATATTCTATATCTAAAGAAATGGATGATATAGTAGATTTTATAGAAGCAAGTGCTAGCAGATTTGTCATGTTTAACGTAGATGTAGTAAAAGATGAATCAAAAAAGTTAGTGGATTTTGTGGTTAGTTGTTGCTTTTACATAATAAAGTTAATGGAAGAATTTAAAAATATGAAGAATAATGATAAGCTTACAGAAATCATTATAGAAATAAATAAAATTGAAGAAGAGGGAGATTATTTATTTAGAAATGCAGTAAGAGAGTTATTTATAGATGATATACCAGTTTTAGATGTAATTAAGTGGAGAGAAATATATCAGTATATAGAAAATACTTTGGATGCTTGTGAGGCGGTTGCAAATATTATTGAAGGAGTTGCTATGAAGAATGCATAG
- the rpsI gene encoding 30S ribosomal protein S9 → MAKVQYIGTGRRKKSIARVRLVPGEGKVIVNKREIENYFGLETLRVIVNQPLVLTDTKDKFDVLVNVNGGGFTGQAGAIRHGISRALLKADESLRGELKKAGFLTRDPRMKERKKYGLKKARRSPQFSKR, encoded by the coding sequence ATGGCTAAAGTACAATATATTGGAACAGGTAGAAGAAAAAAATCTATTGCAAGAGTTAGACTTGTACCAGGAGAAGGTAAAGTTATAGTAAATAAGAGAGAAATAGAAAATTATTTTGGATTAGAAACTTTAAGAGTTATAGTTAATCAACCATTGGTTTTAACTGATACAAAGGATAAATTTGATGTTCTTGTAAATGTAAATGGTGGTGGCTTTACAGGTCAAGCTGGAGCTATTAGACATGGTATATCAAGAGCATTATTAAAAGCTGATGAGTCATTAAGAGGAGAACTTAAAAAGGCAGGTTTCTTAACAAGAGATCCAAGAATGAAAGAAAGAAAGAAATACGGTCTAAAAAAGGCAAGAAGATCTCCACAATTTTCAAAGAGATAA
- the rplM gene encoding 50S ribosomal protein L13, translating into MKSYIAKPQEIERKWYVVDVDGLTLGRAASQIASILRGKNKPIFTPNVDTGDFVIVINAEKVVLTGKKLDQKMLRHHSLYPGGLKEISYKEALAKKPEFVFQEAVRRMIPSGVLGREVLKKLKVYRGNEHNHEAQKPEILKLTY; encoded by the coding sequence ATGAAATCATACATTGCAAAACCGCAGGAAATTGAAAGAAAATGGTATGTTGTTGACGTTGATGGATTAACTTTAGGTAGAGCAGCAAGTCAAATTGCATCAATATTAAGAGGTAAAAATAAGCCAATATTTACACCTAATGTAGATACTGGAGATTTTGTTATTGTTATAAATGCTGAAAAGGTAGTTTTAACAGGTAAAAAATTAGACCAAAAAATGTTAAGACATCATTCATTATATCCAGGTGGATTAAAAGAGATTTCTTATAAAGAAGCATTAGCTAAAAAGCCTGAATTTGTTTTTCAGGAAGCTGTTAGAAGAATGATTCCAAGTGGAGTATTAGGAAGAGAAGTTCTTAAAAAGCTTAAAGTATATAGAGGAAATGAACATAACCATGAAGCACAAAAACCAGAAATATTAAAATTGACATATTAA
- the truA gene encoding tRNA pseudouridine(38-40) synthase TruA encodes MKNVKLIIEYDGTNYSGWQIQKNVITVEQVIEKSLNDITGENIKIIGSSRTDAGVHAKGFVGNFFTESKIPCDRFRNILNGKLPKDIVILNSEEVQLSFNSRFDSRGKTYSYTILSTPQRPAIGRNYVYHFRKNLDLGLILEASKEFIGTHDFAAFKSSGGNTKTTVRTISNLEIIKRDDYIIFTITGDGFLYNMVRIIIGTLIEVGLEKISPKNIKTILLSRNRNMAGPCVPPGGLCLEKVYY; translated from the coding sequence ATGAAAAATGTTAAACTTATTATTGAATATGATGGAACTAATTACTCAGGATGGCAAATACAAAAAAATGTTATAACTGTTGAGCAAGTCATTGAAAAAAGTCTAAATGATATAACTGGTGAAAATATAAAAATTATAGGATCCAGTAGGACTGATGCCGGGGTTCATGCAAAAGGTTTTGTGGGGAATTTTTTTACTGAGAGTAAAATACCTTGTGATAGATTTAGGAATATTTTAAATGGCAAATTACCTAAAGACATTGTAATTTTAAATTCAGAAGAAGTACAATTGAGTTTTAATTCAAGATTTGATAGTAGAGGTAAAACATATAGCTATACTATTTTAAGTACACCACAGAGACCAGCAATAGGAAGAAATTATGTATATCATTTTAGAAAAAATTTAGATCTAGGATTAATACTAGAAGCAAGTAAGGAGTTTATTGGAACTCATGATTTTGCGGCTTTTAAGAGTAGCGGTGGAAATACAAAAACTACAGTAAGAACAATAAGTAATTTAGAAATTATAAAAAGAGATGACTACATAATATTTACTATAACGGGTGATGGATTTTTATATAATATGGTTAGGATAATTATAGGTACTTTAATTGAAGTCGGTTTGGAGAAAATTAGTCCTAAAAATATTAAAACTATACTTTTGTCAAGGAATAGAAATATGGCTGGACCATGTGTTCCGCCTGGGGGCTTATGCTTAGAAAAGGTATATTATTAA
- a CDS encoding energy-coupling factor transporter transmembrane component T family protein, whose amino-acid sequence MLKDITIGQYVPEDSFIHKLDPRIKIILCMVYIIDLFLINQYFGYIFVVLFIGITILASKMKFIYIYKGLKPIFILLIITALLNVFMTQGQNLIFQYGIIKIYREGLNIAGFMILRLVFLIIGTSLLTLTTSPIELTDGLEKLMSPLKRIGISSHDLAMMMTIALRFIPTLIDETDKIMKAQMARGAEFESGNLLQRAKNFIPVLVPLFISSFRRADDLAMAMEARCYRGGEGRTRMKVLKFHPRDGIAVLVIIVLVSLSIWSRFYY is encoded by the coding sequence ATGCTTAAAGATATAACAATTGGGCAATATGTACCAGAGGATTCTTTTATTCATAAATTAGACCCAAGGATAAAGATAATATTATGTATGGTTTATATAATTGATTTATTTTTGATAAATCAATATTTTGGATATATATTTGTAGTTTTATTTATTGGGATAACTATATTAGCTTCTAAAATGAAATTTATATATATATATAAAGGACTTAAACCAATATTTATACTATTAATTATCACAGCTTTATTAAATGTATTTATGACTCAAGGACAAAATTTAATTTTTCAATATGGCATTATTAAGATTTATAGAGAAGGTCTTAATATAGCTGGTTTTATGATTTTAAGATTGGTATTTTTAATTATAGGTACATCATTACTTACATTGACTACATCACCTATAGAACTTACTGACGGATTGGAAAAATTAATGAGTCCTCTTAAAAGAATAGGAATATCATCACATGATTTAGCAATGATGATGACTATAGCATTAAGATTTATTCCAACACTTATAGATGAAACTGATAAGATTATGAAGGCACAAATGGCAAGAGGAGCAGAATTTGAATCAGGAAATTTATTGCAAAGAGCAAAAAATTTTATACCAGTATTAGTACCATTATTTATAAGTTCTTTTAGAAGAGCAGATGACTTAGCTATGGCTATGGAGGCTCGATGTTATAGAGGTGGAGAAGGAAGAACTAGAATGAAAGTGCTAAAATTTCATCCTAGAGATGGAATAGCAGTACTAGTAATTATTGTGCTTGTTTCATTGTCAATTTGGAGTAGATTTTATTATTAA